Below is a window of Clostridia bacterium DNA.
GGCAACACCGGGATCAGTACTTGGGTTATGTGGATATGAGAATGGAAACGCAGAAGCAAGTAGTTGGACAGGCTGAGAACCAGGTAGAAGCCCAGCGGCAGAAGGTTATAGCTGCAATGCAGGAACGGGAAGTGGTAAGCAAGTTAAAGGATAGAAAGCGCAGGCAGTATATCCAGGAAAGTCTGCGGCAGGATCAAAAGGTGCTAGATGAGGCGGCCAGTAGTAGGTTCTTGCTCAAAAAGCGAACCAAAGGTGCAGGCCAGGTGCTGTAATTGGGATAGGCCAAGGCTTAAGGAATCAGGAGCTGAAAGGAGGTGATGAATATGATCGGGGTTGTGACTGGAGAAGCCTTGCCGGCAGCTGGACAGGCAAACACCAAGGTCAACCAGGAGAATCTCCCAGCTCTAGCCGAGGCGGGCTTTGTAGAAATGTTGTTGTCGCTTCTGGCCGACCCGTTGGTGCTGGCTCGGCCAACTCCAAGAGATTCGCAGAGTCTGATCGAAACAGGGCTCGGGCATCCGGAGATGATAAGCAACATGCCAGAGTATCCGTTACCAGGCGGTAATGCTGGCTTGAGTTTGGACCATGGAGCTCAGGCTATAAGCAACCACTCAGCCGAGATGGCGGTGCTCCAGGGAACTGAGGGGAAGGACCCAACAGTTATCACCGGCCCGAAAGGTCAGGTGGTGCTGGCGGATACTGTAGTGCCTGGTGGTACTGCTGCATCCACCGTCCAAGGGACTGAGCCGATAATATCTGGTCGGTTGGCATTGTCTCCGGGAGTGCTCGGCTCAGAGGGCGTTGAGGAAAAGGGGTTGCTGGGAAGGCTTCAGGCGAAAGCGGAGAAAGGAGAACATGGTCAGCGAGCCATTAGCGCTAGACCTGGAAAAGCTGAAGTAGCTTCTTGGGAAGGACCTAAACCTCAAGTGGGGATGAACCTGGTTTCTCGCTCGGAACCCGCCTTTGGTATGAGAATGGCGGCCACTTTGGAT
It encodes the following:
- a CDS encoding flagellar hook-length control protein FliK, translating into MIGVVTGEALPAAGQANTKVNQENLPALAEAGFVEMLLSLLADPLVLARPTPRDSQSLIETGLGHPEMISNMPEYPLPGGNAGLSLDHGAQAISNHSAEMAVLQGTEGKDPTVITGPKGQVVLADTVVPGGTAASTVQGTEPIISGRLALSPGVLGSEGVEEKGLLGRLQAKAEKGEHGQRAISARPGKAEVASWEGPKPQVGMNLVSRSEPAFGMRMAATLDSENVPGEILIRHLQAEASGGEVAMAKKNQSLPAPPNGAVGEQVVVWSQNRLDFPQVMTAAPERLLQEVLVYARPESTKARLKLETDGLGEIRANLVWKAGQLDASFQVSHQQAAHFLQQGFGELRDRLASQQVPVGELMVTVEDGQQNHSFQHTHQQGQEVLKQEVGAVTRVGGSYSTAQAGGRTAGPAEELGCRDVNLLV
- the fliJ gene encoding flagellar export protein FliJ, whose amino-acid sequence is MRRFVFGLEKVLDYRQAIEKAEKAHLGEAERYLEREREVLAAWCQRWEKELEVTPAGTIDIGQWQHRDQYLGYVDMRMETQKQVVGQAENQVEAQRQKVIAAMQEREVVSKLKDRKRRQYIQESLRQDQKVLDEAASSRFLLKKRTKGAGQVL